One Anolis carolinensis isolate JA03-04 chromosome 5, rAnoCar3.1.pri, whole genome shotgun sequence DNA segment encodes these proteins:
- the LOC103279033 gene encoding succinate dehydrogenase assembly factor 4, mitochondrial-like — translation MAWLGRPLGLRLARWSSLLARAGAAQSVWLPRSVGSINFSTKEKAEPTNKPLKKPKLPVGRFDEAEESNIETEPLEKFPDGIYPVTKEKGGPTGPEPTHYGDWEWKGCCIDF, via the coding sequence ATGGCCTGGTTGGGGAGGCCCCTGGGGCTGCGCCTGGCCCGCTGGAGCTCCCTCCTGGCCCGAGCAGGAGCAGCCCAGTCGGTTTGGCTGCCCAGATCTGTGGGAAGTATTAATTTTAGCACCAAAGAAAAAGCTGAACCTACCAACAAACCACTTAAGAAACCAAAATTGCCAGTAGGTCGTTTTGATGAGGCAGAAGAATCTAACATAGAGACGGAGCCACTAGAAAAGTTTCCGGATGGCATCTATCCTGTTACGAAGGAGAAAGGAGGACCCACGGGCCCTGAACCAACCCATTATGGAGACTGGGAATGGAAAGGATGCTGTATAGATTTTTGA